The Actinopolyspora erythraea genome has a segment encoding these proteins:
- a CDS encoding DUF3592 domain-containing protein, with protein sequence MTGDTHAERTVGTAESDPGDDRSAARRPPRGVRALAPTLVLAVGGFLTALGLALLLACHLNDRSIERDMGTASAEVVEKSYLRAVVRFNTDSGRVYVPPGGVLYPMGLQEGQLVSVEFDRSDPDLVRVAGRNASVALLPIGSALAVVWALVLPGYWLSRRNRPGRGTPPARESGA encoded by the coding sequence GTGACTGGCGATACGCACGCGGAGCGGACGGTCGGCACCGCGGAATCGGACCCAGGCGACGACCGTTCGGCAGCGCGGCGGCCCCCTCGGGGGGTCCGAGCACTCGCGCCGACGCTGGTGCTCGCGGTGGGCGGGTTCCTCACCGCGCTGGGGCTGGCGCTGCTGCTGGCCTGCCACCTCAACGACCGCAGCATCGAGCGGGACATGGGTACCGCGTCGGCCGAGGTCGTGGAGAAGTCCTACCTGCGCGCGGTGGTGCGCTTCAACACCGACAGCGGCCGGGTCTACGTCCCACCGGGCGGAGTTCTCTATCCCATGGGACTGCAGGAGGGGCAGCTGGTCAGCGTCGAGTTCGACAGGAGTGATCCCGACCTGGTGCGCGTCGCGGGCAGGAACGCGTCGGTGGCGTTGCTGCCGATCGGCAGCGCGCTGGCCGTGGTGTGGGCACTCGTGCTGCCCGGTTACTGGCTGTCGCGGCGCAACCGACCGGGCCGAGGGACTCCGCCCGCTCGGGAGAGCGGAGCGTGA
- a CDS encoding inositol monophosphatase family protein, translated as MSVSPPPKTGRAEQALISRALEIAGRLANEAADVITATAGNDTPPVRPESPFDWVTDVGRTLERHTRRVLAEHFPGIPVYGEEFDAATVGVGEAELRWVVDPVDGTANYVAGVPWCAYSLAMLDERGPVVGVVADPYRAQIYAAARDRGMRANGTPVRLSDSRAPRASIVCTEFTKYGPWHGMDRFIANAAADHVGVRVLGSPALAITQVALGQAVAAVLPSYGEWDVAGALALAVESGANVLDNRGRPAALPHDGLLVAAPGTTDTAFGWWRQAAAEGGAATR; from the coding sequence ATGAGTGTTTCGCCTCCCCCGAAGACCGGGCGTGCCGAGCAGGCCCTGATATCACGCGCGTTGGAGATCGCGGGGCGGCTGGCCAACGAGGCGGCTGACGTCATCACGGCCACGGCGGGCAACGACACGCCACCGGTCCGCCCGGAATCCCCGTTCGACTGGGTGACAGACGTCGGCCGCACGCTCGAACGGCACACCCGCAGGGTCCTGGCCGAGCACTTCCCGGGGATCCCCGTCTACGGTGAGGAGTTCGACGCCGCCACGGTGGGGGTCGGAGAGGCGGAGCTCCGCTGGGTGGTCGACCCGGTGGACGGAACGGCCAATTACGTGGCCGGGGTCCCGTGGTGCGCCTACAGCCTGGCCATGCTCGACGAGCGCGGGCCGGTGGTCGGCGTGGTCGCCGATCCCTACCGGGCCCAGATATACGCCGCCGCGCGTGACCGGGGGATGCGGGCCAACGGAACACCGGTGCGGCTGAGCGACTCCCGAGCTCCCCGGGCGAGCATCGTCTGCACCGAGTTCACCAAGTACGGCCCCTGGCACGGCATGGACCGGTTCATCGCCAACGCCGCCGCCGACCACGTGGGGGTTCGGGTCCTCGGCTCCCCCGCGCTGGCCATCACCCAGGTGGCGCTCGGGCAGGCGGTCGCAGCGGTGCTGCCCTCCTACGGGGAGTGGGACGTGGCGGGTGCGCTGGCCTTGGCGGTGGAGTCCGGGGCGAACGTGCTCGACAACCGCGGCAGACCGGCGGCCCTCCCGCACGACGGACTGCTGGTGGCCGCTCCCGGCACGACCGACACCGCGTTCGGTTGGTGGCGGCAGGCCGCCGCGGAGGGGGGAGCGGCGACTCGGTAG
- the menE gene encoding o-succinylbenzoate--CoA ligase produces MSSARELRALTVPRVPDELPGAVPELRAALDGTGPALLPLAPDDPTAGETARSLGAGEPLAEGEDSGDDPTALVIATSGSTGAPKGVLLSASALRSSARATHEHLGGAGQWLLAMPAHHVAGIQVLVRSVVAGLEPGVVDAREGFTAGAFAEAAEPLLGTGHRHYTALVPTQLSRLLDPANDPRGLRALRGFDAVLVGGAATAPALLERARAAGVNVVTTYGMSETAGGCVYDGTPLAGVGVHVESPEPGRISLSGPTLARGYRHSPGSAAFEGGWFRTGDVGQWRGHRLEVLGRADDMIVTGAVKVVPTSVERALVEHPDVREACVLGGPDPEWGQAVLAAVVPERTAPDERELHGLVRQRLGAAAAPKRFLVVDELPLRGPGKPDKRALLAMFG; encoded by the coding sequence ATGAGCAGCGCCAGAGAACTCCGCGCCCTGACCGTTCCCCGCGTGCCGGACGAGCTCCCGGGGGCGGTGCCGGAGCTGCGTGCCGCGCTGGACGGTACGGGGCCCGCCCTGCTGCCGCTGGCGCCGGACGACCCCACTGCCGGTGAGACGGCCCGTTCGCTCGGGGCCGGGGAGCCGCTGGCCGAGGGTGAGGACTCCGGGGACGATCCCACCGCCCTCGTGATCGCCACCTCGGGTTCGACCGGAGCCCCCAAGGGGGTGCTGCTGTCCGCCTCCGCGCTGCGGAGTTCGGCGCGGGCCACCCACGAGCACCTCGGCGGGGCCGGCCAGTGGCTGCTGGCCATGCCCGCTCACCACGTCGCGGGGATCCAGGTGCTGGTTCGCTCGGTCGTGGCGGGGCTGGAGCCCGGCGTGGTCGACGCGCGCGAGGGGTTCACCGCCGGGGCGTTCGCCGAGGCGGCCGAGCCGCTGCTGGGCACCGGGCACCGGCACTACACGGCGCTGGTGCCCACCCAGCTGTCGCGGCTGCTGGATCCCGCCAACGATCCGCGCGGGCTCCGCGCGCTGCGGGGCTTCGACGCGGTGCTGGTCGGCGGCGCCGCCACCGCTCCGGCGCTGCTGGAGCGGGCCCGCGCGGCTGGGGTGAACGTGGTCACCACCTACGGCATGAGCGAGACGGCGGGCGGCTGCGTCTACGACGGCACCCCGCTGGCGGGTGTCGGGGTTCACGTCGAGTCCCCGGAGCCGGGGCGGATCAGCCTGTCCGGGCCGACGCTGGCGCGCGGTTACCGCCACTCCCCCGGCAGCGCGGCGTTCGAGGGCGGCTGGTTCCGCACCGGCGACGTCGGACAGTGGCGCGGACACCGGCTGGAGGTGCTGGGCCGGGCCGACGACATGATCGTCACCGGCGCCGTCAAGGTGGTGCCGACCTCGGTGGAGCGCGCCCTGGTGGAGCACCCCGACGTGCGCGAGGCGTGCGTGCTGGGCGGGCCCGACCCCGAGTGGGGGCAGGCGGTGCTGGCGGCCGTGGTTCCCGAGCGCACCGCGCCGGACGAGCGGGAGCTGCACGGGCTCGTCAGGCAGCGCCTCGGGGCGGCGGCGGCCCCGAAGCGGTTCCTGGTGGTCGACGAGCTGCCGCTGCGGGGGCCGGGCAAGCCCGACAAGCGGGCGCTGCTGGCGATGTTCGGGTGA
- a CDS encoding 1,4-dihydroxy-2-naphthoyl-CoA synthase: MLPAVADTGISEIFDPTAWQPVDGFEFTDITYHRCVLDGPASGTVRVALNRPEVRNAFRPHTVDELYRALEHARTSPDVGCVLLTGNGPSPKDGGWAFCSGGDQRIRGRSGYRYAEGETADTVDTARAGRLHILEVQRLIRFMPKIVVAVVGGWAAGGGHSLHVVCDLTLASAEHARFKQTDADVGSFDGGFGSAYLARQVGQKFAREIFFLGRAYDAEQGHRMGMVNEVVPHERLESTALEWSTEINRKSPTAQRMLKYSFNAIDDGLVGQQLFAGETTRLAYMTDEAVEGRDAFLQRREPDWSRFPWYY, encoded by the coding sequence ATGCTGCCCGCCGTGGCTGACACAGGAATCTCCGAGATCTTCGATCCGACAGCTTGGCAGCCGGTGGACGGTTTCGAGTTCACCGACATCACCTACCACCGGTGCGTGCTCGACGGCCCGGCCTCGGGAACGGTGCGCGTGGCACTGAACCGCCCCGAGGTGCGCAACGCGTTCCGGCCGCACACCGTGGACGAGCTCTACCGGGCGCTCGAACACGCGCGCACCAGCCCCGACGTCGGCTGCGTGCTGCTCACGGGCAACGGGCCGTCCCCCAAGGACGGTGGCTGGGCGTTCTGCTCGGGCGGTGACCAGCGCATCCGGGGCCGCTCGGGATACCGCTACGCGGAGGGCGAGACCGCCGACACCGTGGACACCGCCCGGGCGGGGCGACTGCACATCCTGGAGGTGCAGCGGCTGATCCGTTTCATGCCGAAGATCGTGGTGGCCGTGGTCGGCGGCTGGGCCGCGGGCGGCGGGCACAGCCTGCACGTGGTGTGCGACCTCACGCTGGCCAGTGCCGAGCACGCGCGCTTCAAGCAGACCGACGCCGACGTGGGCAGCTTCGACGGCGGGTTCGGCTCCGCCTACCTGGCGCGGCAGGTGGGGCAGAAGTTCGCCCGCGAGATCTTCTTCCTGGGCCGCGCCTACGACGCCGAGCAGGGCCACCGGATGGGGATGGTCAACGAGGTGGTGCCGCACGAGCGGTTGGAGAGCACCGCGCTGGAGTGGTCGACCGAGATCAACCGCAAGTCCCCCACCGCGCAGCGGATGCTGAAGTACTCGTTCAACGCCATCGACGACGGCCTGGTGGGACAGCAGCTGTTCGCCGGGGAGACGACGCGGCTGGCCTACATGACCGACGAGGCCGTGGAGGGCAGGGACGCGTTCCTGCAGCGCCGCGAGCCGGACTGGTCGCGGTTCCCCTGGTACTACTGA
- a CDS encoding isochorismate synthase, with amino-acid sequence MPEGISPDSGPLCWTRHGEGLVGWGEALRIETGHTERFVEADRRWQRLAARMEVDDEVELPGTGPVAFASIAFGDDPGSSVLIVPEVVVGQRGGVRWITTIGDHERRLSPAAPARPPGTVRYGDGEFPTTRYRQAVAEAVRRMRGSTELSKVVLAHDLIATTTEPLSSRYMLGNLGRRYPGCWTFAVDGLVGATPELLLQRNGNEVSSRVLAGTAWPRDGRTQRQLMAELLGSAKNRGEHTYAVRSLAHGLEPFCKELEVPTTPEVLRLRNVMHLASDVSGQLDPMLAQSGHAGLLRLVQAVHPTAAVGGTPTSNAIELIEELEEMDRERYSGPVGWVDADGNGEFGIALRCARITWHSGEGSRARLFAGCGVVPDSDPDTEVTEAEAKLLPVREALEGVR; translated from the coding sequence TTGCCCGAAGGGATATCACCCGATTCGGGTCCGCTTTGCTGGACCCGGCACGGTGAGGGGCTCGTCGGCTGGGGGGAGGCACTGCGCATCGAGACGGGGCACACCGAACGGTTCGTCGAGGCGGACAGGCGGTGGCAACGGCTGGCGGCGCGCATGGAGGTCGACGACGAGGTGGAGCTACCCGGCACGGGCCCGGTGGCGTTCGCCAGCATCGCCTTCGGCGATGATCCCGGTTCCTCCGTGCTGATCGTTCCCGAGGTGGTGGTCGGACAACGCGGCGGGGTGCGCTGGATCACCACGATCGGCGACCACGAACGCCGGTTGTCACCCGCCGCCCCGGCGCGGCCCCCCGGGACCGTCCGGTACGGCGACGGTGAGTTCCCCACCACCCGCTACCGCCAGGCCGTGGCCGAGGCGGTGCGCCGGATGCGCGGTTCGACGGAACTCAGCAAGGTGGTGCTGGCCCACGACCTGATCGCCACCACCACGGAACCGCTGAGTTCGCGTTACATGCTGGGCAACCTGGGCAGACGCTACCCGGGGTGCTGGACGTTCGCGGTGGACGGCCTGGTGGGGGCCACTCCGGAATTACTGCTGCAGCGCAACGGCAACGAGGTCAGCTCCCGTGTGCTGGCGGGCACGGCGTGGCCACGCGATGGGCGCACCCAGCGGCAGCTGATGGCCGAACTGCTCGGCTCCGCCAAGAACCGGGGGGAGCACACCTACGCGGTGCGTTCCCTGGCGCACGGGCTGGAGCCCTTCTGCAAGGAGCTGGAGGTGCCCACCACCCCGGAGGTGCTGCGGTTGCGCAACGTGATGCACCTGGCCTCGGACGTCTCCGGCCAGCTGGACCCGATGCTCGCGCAGAGCGGCCACGCGGGCCTGCTGCGCCTGGTGCAGGCGGTGCACCCCACGGCCGCCGTGGGAGGGACCCCCACTTCGAACGCGATCGAGTTGATCGAGGAGCTGGAGGAGATGGACCGGGAACGCTACTCGGGACCGGTCGGCTGGGTGGACGCCGACGGCAACGGTGAGTTCGGCATCGCGTTGCGCTGCGCGCGGATCACGTGGCATTCGGGCGAGGGCTCGCGAGCTCGGCTGTTCGCGGGCTGCGGCGTGGTCCCGGACTCCGACCCGGACACGGAGGTGACCGAGGCGGAGGCGAAACTGCTTCCCGTTCGGGAGGCGTTGGAAGGGGTGCGTTGA
- a CDS encoding demethylmenaquinone methyltransferase: MSRAGLDRNPRAVAAMFDAVARGYDRTNTVLSFGLDRHWREATRRALAPVAGERILDLAAGTGVSTAEFARTGAHCVAADFSLGMLAAGRHRALPMVAADALRLPFADGAFDGVAMLFGLRNLADTSAGLREMARVVRPGGRLVICEFSTPTRQPLRTAYRRLALRAVPPVARTVASSPDAYVYLAESILAWPDQRELAATITASGWSEVAWRDLTGGIVALHHARKPF, from the coding sequence GTGTCTCGTGCCGGCTTGGACAGGAACCCGCGCGCGGTGGCGGCGATGTTCGACGCCGTCGCTCGCGGCTACGACCGCACCAACACGGTGCTCTCGTTCGGGCTCGATCGCCACTGGCGGGAGGCCACCCGTCGTGCGCTGGCACCCGTGGCGGGGGAGCGGATCCTGGACCTCGCCGCAGGGACCGGTGTCTCCACCGCCGAGTTCGCCCGTACCGGCGCTCACTGCGTGGCTGCCGACTTCTCGCTCGGCATGCTCGCAGCGGGCAGGCACCGGGCGCTGCCCATGGTGGCCGCCGACGCGTTGCGGCTCCCGTTCGCCGACGGTGCCTTCGACGGGGTCGCCATGTTGTTCGGGCTGCGCAACCTCGCCGACACCTCGGCCGGGCTGCGGGAGATGGCGCGGGTGGTGCGCCCCGGCGGCAGACTGGTGATCTGCGAGTTCTCCACGCCCACGCGGCAGCCGCTGCGAACCGCCTACCGCAGGTTGGCGTTGCGCGCGGTCCCACCGGTCGCGCGAACCGTGGCGAGCAGCCCGGACGCCTACGTCTACCTCGCCGAGTCCATCCTCGCCTGGCCCGACCAGCGGGAGCTCGCCGCGACGATCACCGCCTCCGGCTGGTCCGAGGTGGCCTGGCGGGATCTGACCGGAGGGATCGTCGCCCTGCACCACGCCCGCAAACCTTTTTGA
- a CDS encoding M1 family metallopeptidase, whose amino-acid sequence MLRRRALRTAVATCAATAVLATPALAGTGGAGAPGVGDSYFPKAGNGGYDVSHYDIRLRYQPENDQLRGTTTIVAEPTEKLSSFNLDFALEIRSVRVNGVPARVERQDATEVTVTPKRALPEGSLATFVVSYADKPSTVEVDGKTPWKRTEDGAVAVGQPRIAEWWFPGSDHPSDKASFDISVAVPNGTEVLSNGRMTARSRLGGWTRWNWRMPSQSATYLAFLAIGQYDVHSKKGAFDQPMVTAYADGLGELRGAAESSLERTPEILDFLSGIVGPYPFETQGGVVPAEGLGFALENQTRPVYSPNFFRIGSNTSVVTHELAHQWFGNSVALDDWSSIWLNEGFASYAEWLWAEHQGNGTAQQLFDHYYSSYPADSPFWQVEPGDPGKENLFHSSVYNRGAMTLHALRERIGDRAMLETVRTWFEQKRGGNATVSEFVELTERISGQRLDGFFDEWLFSKGKPKVGERTGVPATASARSTGAPEPKAVERLDHTHELLARAHRRG is encoded by the coding sequence TTGTTGCGGAGACGAGCGCTACGTACCGCTGTCGCCACCTGCGCCGCGACGGCGGTTCTCGCGACTCCGGCGTTGGCGGGAACCGGCGGTGCCGGTGCGCCCGGTGTCGGGGATTCGTACTTCCCGAAGGCCGGCAACGGCGGCTACGACGTGTCCCACTACGACATAAGGCTGCGTTACCAGCCGGAGAACGACCAGCTGCGCGGCACCACGACCATCGTGGCCGAACCCACCGAGAAGTTGAGTTCGTTCAACCTGGACTTCGCGCTCGAGATCCGTTCCGTGCGGGTCAACGGCGTGCCCGCCCGGGTCGAGCGGCAGGACGCCACCGAGGTGACCGTCACGCCGAAACGCGCTCTGCCCGAGGGAAGCCTGGCCACGTTCGTGGTCAGCTACGCCGACAAGCCCTCCACAGTGGAGGTTGACGGGAAGACTCCCTGGAAGCGCACCGAGGACGGCGCCGTCGCCGTGGGACAGCCCCGGATCGCCGAGTGGTGGTTCCCCGGCAGTGACCACCCCTCCGACAAGGCCTCCTTCGACATCTCGGTCGCCGTGCCGAACGGGACCGAGGTGCTCTCCAACGGACGGATGACCGCTCGCAGCCGCCTGGGCGGCTGGACCAGGTGGAACTGGCGGATGCCCAGCCAGAGCGCCACCTACCTCGCGTTCCTGGCCATCGGTCAGTACGACGTGCACAGCAAGAAGGGCGCCTTCGACCAGCCGATGGTCACCGCCTACGCCGACGGCCTCGGCGAGCTACGGGGAGCGGCCGAGTCCAGCCTGGAACGCACCCCGGAGATCCTGGATTTCCTCTCCGGGATCGTCGGTCCCTACCCGTTCGAGACCCAGGGCGGTGTGGTGCCGGCCGAGGGTCTCGGTTTCGCCCTGGAGAACCAGACCAGACCCGTCTACAGCCCCAACTTCTTCCGGATCGGCTCCAACACCTCGGTGGTCACCCACGAGCTCGCGCACCAGTGGTTCGGGAACTCGGTGGCGCTGGACGACTGGTCGAGCATCTGGCTCAACGAGGGCTTCGCGAGCTACGCCGAGTGGTTGTGGGCCGAGCACCAGGGCAACGGTACGGCCCAACAGCTGTTCGACCACTACTACTCCTCGTACCCGGCCGACTCGCCGTTCTGGCAGGTCGAACCCGGTGATCCCGGCAAGGAGAACCTGTTCCACTCCTCGGTGTACAACCGGGGGGCGATGACGCTGCACGCACTGCGCGAGCGCATCGGTGATCGGGCCATGCTGGAGACCGTGCGGACCTGGTTCGAGCAGAAGCGGGGCGGCAACGCCACCGTGTCCGAGTTCGTCGAGCTCACCGAGCGGATCTCCGGGCAGCGGTTGGACGGTTTCTTCGACGAGTGGTTGTTCAGCAAGGGCAAGCCGAAGGTGGGCGAGCGGACCGGGGTTCCCGCCACGGCTTCGGCGAGGTCCACCGGTGCTCCCGAGCCGAAGGCGGTCGAGCGGCTGGACCACACCCACGAGTTGCTGGCCCGCGCGCACCGCAGGGGCTGA
- a CDS encoding 1,4-dihydroxy-2-naphthoate polyprenyltransferase — MASVAEWVEGVRVRTWPNAIAPVIAGSATAAGAAGFDLPLALLSLLVALSLITGVNFANDYSDGVRGTDEVRTGPRRLVGSGSARPGSVLGAALVCFGVAAVAGLAVLYLSGHWWLLVLGVVSLAGAWFYTGGKRPYGYAGWGELAVFCFFGPAAVLGTMYVQADTVNGSGIGAAVAMGAFSSAVLVANNLRDIPTDRRSGKRTLAVLLGDRDTRTLYVTLVLAPFLITTLTALRITPALLGFLALPLVIAPLRRVTRGDTGLELLPVLRDTGLAMLLWAVATAVGLVLG; from the coding sequence ATGGCCTCAGTCGCTGAATGGGTCGAAGGTGTTCGGGTCCGGACCTGGCCGAACGCGATCGCCCCCGTGATCGCGGGCAGCGCCACCGCTGCCGGAGCAGCCGGGTTCGACCTGCCGCTGGCGCTGTTGTCGCTGCTGGTGGCGCTGTCGCTGATCACGGGGGTCAACTTCGCCAACGACTACTCGGACGGCGTCCGAGGCACCGACGAGGTGCGCACCGGTCCGCGGCGGCTCGTGGGCTCGGGATCGGCACGTCCGGGCAGCGTCCTGGGAGCGGCGCTGGTCTGCTTCGGCGTCGCGGCCGTCGCGGGACTGGCGGTGCTCTACCTGAGCGGGCACTGGTGGCTGCTGGTGCTGGGGGTGGTCAGCCTCGCGGGGGCCTGGTTCTACACCGGCGGCAAGCGTCCGTACGGCTACGCGGGCTGGGGCGAGCTGGCGGTGTTCTGCTTCTTCGGCCCGGCCGCCGTGCTGGGCACGATGTACGTGCAGGCGGACACCGTCAACGGTTCGGGGATCGGGGCCGCCGTGGCGATGGGGGCGTTCTCCAGCGCGGTGCTGGTGGCCAACAACCTGCGGGACATCCCCACCGACCGCCGCAGCGGCAAGCGCACGCTCGCGGTGCTGCTCGGCGACCGGGACACCAGGACGCTGTACGTGACCCTGGTGCTGGCGCCGTTCCTGATCACGACGTTGACGGCGCTGCGGATCACGCCCGCCCTGCTCGGCTTCCTCGCGCTGCCGCTGGTGATCGCCCCGCTGCGGCGGGTGACGCGCGGTGACACCGGCCTGGAGCTGCTCCCGGTGCTGCGCGACACCGGCCTGGCGATGCTGCTCTGGGCCGTGGCGACCGCCGTGGGGCTGGTGCTCGGCTGA
- the paaC gene encoding 1,2-phenylacetyl-CoA epoxidase subunit PaaC: protein MAAEPAAPAWERHWTVRAAPGNPLAAADRSVPSDVPAADLSVYCTMLGDDALVLARRQTGWCQHSPDLEEDCAQVGILLELLGQARELLRRAAAVEGSGRDENLLAHARGVEEFRNARLVEIDCGPGSGGDFAVSIARLMVCAAWRTALFGRLVASRDPVLSELARVALPEVRGHRDHAAQWVIRLGDGTPASRERMSVGLARVWPMTGELFAPHPVESRLAALGYAVDPTGLRPEVSRLLDEVLSVARLEPPDSRVFHETAEPLGRGGTHTSALEFLLAEMRQYEPVDT from the coding sequence GTGGCAGCCGAACCGGCGGCCCCGGCGTGGGAGCGGCACTGGACCGTGCGCGCCGCGCCGGGAAACCCGCTGGCGGCCGCGGACCGAAGCGTTCCGAGCGACGTACCCGCGGCCGACCTCTCGGTCTACTGCACGATGCTCGGCGACGACGCCCTGGTGCTCGCGCGGCGGCAGACGGGGTGGTGCCAGCATTCCCCCGACCTGGAGGAGGACTGCGCCCAGGTCGGCATACTGCTGGAGCTGCTCGGTCAGGCGAGGGAGCTGCTGCGTCGGGCCGCCGCGGTCGAGGGCAGTGGCAGGGACGAGAACCTGCTGGCACACGCGCGTGGCGTCGAGGAGTTCCGCAACGCACGGCTGGTGGAGATCGACTGCGGTCCCGGCTCCGGCGGCGACTTCGCCGTCTCCATCGCCAGGCTGATGGTCTGCGCCGCCTGGCGGACCGCACTGTTCGGCAGGCTCGTCGCCAGCCGTGACCCGGTGCTCTCGGAACTGGCACGGGTGGCACTGCCCGAGGTGCGGGGACACCGCGACCACGCCGCACAGTGGGTCATCCGGCTCGGGGACGGTACACCCGCCTCCCGGGAGCGGATGAGCGTCGGACTGGCGCGCGTCTGGCCGATGACCGGCGAGCTGTTCGCCCCGCACCCGGTGGAGAGTCGCCTGGCCGCGCTCGGCTACGCGGTGGACCCGACCGGGCTGCGCCCCGAGGTGTCGAGACTGCTCGACGAGGTGCTGTCGGTTGCGCGGCTGGAACCGCCCGACTCCCGCGTGTTCCACGAGACCGCGGAGCCGCTCGGCCGCGGCGGGACGCACACCTCCGCACTGGAGTTCCTGCTCGCCGAGATGCGCCAGTACGAGCCGGTCGATACGTAG
- the menD gene encoding 2-succinyl-5-enolpyruvyl-6-hydroxy-3-cyclohexene-1-carboxylic-acid synthase — MNPATAQAEVIVDELVRNGLRHAVLSPGSRNAALAFALHGAARRERLALHVRVDERSAGYLALGIAAASGEPVAVVCTSGTAATNLHPAVTEAGYAAVPLLVLTADRPPELRAAGANQTIDQHGLYTTSVRWFDELAVAENRPGQNAYWRSQVCRAVHAACGGSRPAAPVHLNLPFREPLVPDEPTPTGAEEPEDATPEWCESLAGRADRRPWTEFAAPEPGAAPLRPRSPRGLVLLAEHAHEHELDWAARLGWPVLSETGGVGAGGQTLLPTGMWLLNLAEFIRAHRPEQVVCVGRPTVFRQVQRLLADSGVESLLLPGRHEAWPAPAHDVSRVADSVDPSSMAPDPEWLEAWRAADQKAGTELAAALARESRPYGPVIAAGVLDALPTGATLLVGSSNPTRDVALSARRRADVRVHRNRGVAGIDGTVSTAIGVALARRSPTYALLGDLTFLHDANGLLLGPRERRPDLTIVVCNDDGGGIFSLLEQGHPSHAEHFERVFGTPHGTDLAALCAAHGVPHRLVDEAELGEALRYRPGLRVVEVRTPRDGLRELHQRLSEAVSSAVLG; from the coding sequence TTGAATCCCGCAACGGCCCAGGCCGAGGTGATCGTCGACGAACTGGTGCGCAACGGGCTGCGTCACGCGGTGCTCTCCCCGGGCTCGCGCAACGCGGCGCTGGCCTTCGCGCTGCACGGGGCCGCGCGTCGGGAACGCCTCGCCCTGCACGTGCGCGTCGACGAGCGCAGCGCGGGCTATCTCGCGCTCGGCATCGCCGCTGCGAGCGGTGAGCCGGTGGCCGTGGTCTGCACCTCCGGCACCGCCGCGACGAACCTGCACCCCGCCGTCACCGAGGCGGGGTACGCCGCCGTGCCGCTGCTAGTGCTCACCGCCGACCGCCCGCCCGAGCTGCGTGCCGCGGGCGCCAACCAGACCATCGACCAGCACGGCCTCTACACCACCTCGGTGCGGTGGTTCGACGAGCTGGCGGTGGCCGAGAACCGGCCGGGCCAGAACGCCTACTGGCGCAGCCAGGTCTGCCGCGCGGTGCACGCGGCGTGCGGCGGTTCCCGCCCCGCCGCGCCGGTACACCTCAACCTGCCGTTCCGCGAGCCGCTGGTGCCCGACGAGCCCACCCCCACGGGAGCGGAAGAGCCGGAGGACGCCACACCGGAGTGGTGCGAATCCCTGGCCGGACGCGCCGATCGGCGCCCCTGGACCGAGTTCGCCGCGCCGGAGCCCGGGGCCGCGCCCCTCCGGCCGCGCTCGCCGCGCGGCCTGGTGCTGCTGGCCGAACACGCCCACGAGCACGAGCTCGACTGGGCGGCGCGGCTGGGCTGGCCGGTGCTCTCGGAGACCGGTGGGGTGGGGGCCGGTGGTCAGACCCTGCTGCCCACCGGGATGTGGCTGCTGAACCTCGCCGAGTTCATCCGCGCCCACCGGCCGGAGCAGGTCGTCTGCGTCGGCAGGCCGACCGTGTTCCGCCAGGTGCAGCGGTTGTTGGCCGACAGCGGAGTGGAGAGTCTCCTGCTGCCCGGGCGGCACGAGGCCTGGCCCGCCCCCGCCCACGACGTCTCACGGGTAGCGGACTCGGTGGATCCCTCCTCGATGGCTCCCGATCCGGAGTGGCTGGAGGCGTGGCGGGCCGCCGACCAGAAGGCGGGCACCGAACTGGCCGCCGCGCTCGCCCGGGAGTCCCGACCGTACGGCCCCGTGATCGCCGCCGGAGTGCTGGACGCGCTGCCCACCGGGGCGACGCTGCTGGTGGGATCGTCGAACCCCACCCGCGACGTGGCGCTGTCCGCCAGGCGGCGTGCGGACGTGCGGGTGCACCGCAACCGAGGCGTGGCGGGCATAGACGGCACGGTTTCCACGGCCATCGGCGTGGCGCTGGCCCGCCGGAGCCCCACCTACGCGCTGCTGGGGGACCTGACCTTCCTGCACGACGCGAACGGCCTGCTGCTGGGACCGCGCGAGCGGCGACCGGACCTGACGATAGTGGTCTGCAACGACGACGGCGGCGGGATCTTCTCGTTGCTGGAACAGGGCCACCCGAGCCACGCCGAACACTTCGAGCGCGTCTTCGGCACCCCGCACGGCACCGATCTGGCCGCGCTGTGCGCGGCGCACGGGGTGCCGCACCGGCTGGTGGACGAGGCGGAGCTCGGGGAGGCGCTGCGGTACCGGCCCGGTCTGCGGGTGGTCGAGGTCCGCACCCCACGCGACGGGCTGCGCGAACTGCACCAACGGCTGTCCGAGGCCGTGTCGTCCGCCGTGCTCGGGTGA
- a CDS encoding PqqD family protein — protein MLLRDERSGQLTPTGARVLRDLLNGEEPERVTEKLVIAYRVDRRTAADDVNAVLEKLHAARLVDAE, from the coding sequence ATGCTGCTGCGGGACGAGAGGTCCGGCCAACTCACCCCGACCGGGGCGAGGGTGCTGCGTGACCTGCTCAACGGCGAGGAACCCGAGCGCGTGACGGAGAAGCTGGTAATCGCTTACCGGGTGGATCGACGGACGGCGGCCGACGACGTGAACGCGGTGCTGGAGAAGCTGCACGCGGCGCGGCTCGTCGACGCGGAGTGA